AGTTCGATTGCATGAGATTCCGCGTTCTTCGACGCAATCGTGCCATCTGTAGCGAGTAGTATCTGGTCGTACATAGAGCAACGTTCGCTCGGCTAGCCAATAAGGGTAGTCATCGCAGTGAGCCGACGCGTTGGAACGAGACGCTGTTAGTCGCTCTTTTTGGCGAGAACGATCAATGCAGTACTATCGGTCTTTGCTGCTGGCGCTACTTCACGCATCCCGTCGAACTGGACGATATCTCCTGACTGTATGATATGAGACTCCCCATCGAGTTGCAGATCGATCTCACCTGAGATCAAATATAGAATAACCTGCCTTTCAGGATGACTGTGTGCACCAACGCTTTCGCCTTCGTCCAGGGATAATCGGATTGTTTTCGGCTCTTCGGCCGGGAACACGTTAGCGTGCGGTACACCTTTACAGTCCTCAATTGATTTCACCGGTGCCATGAATCCATTATGGGACTGAACAGCCCTATGTGCATCGAACTATGGCTCTATTACTTGCTGTGACAGCCACCGCCCAGTAGGAATATTGGCTTTTCTCGGGCTCAAAAGTGGGATTCGCTCCTATGCTTTTTCGCCTTCCACGAGTAGTTTCGAATACGCACCGGACAGCAATACTATGACAAACGGAAAATCCAACATAGTTGTCACATTCAATCCGCAAGAATGGGTCGACGGACCGTACCATCTAGACGATGGGGCAGACAAACAACTGAATCCCGCCGAAAACCGGGATTCAGTAACGTTCGAAGTGCCGTGGGAAGACGGAACCGATGAAGAGGGAACGATATTCCCAGACGAGTCGTACGAAGCAAATCAGTTGCAATCTCACCCTGCGGCTCCAGAGTGGGTCCAAAACTGGGAGGGGCCATACTACGTCCGGACAGAATTAGCTGACGACGAGTAGTAGCTGGCTGACAGCTCAGTCCAAAGTGCTGTGCGTGTAATCGGTCGAGAGGAGCTTTTCCCAATCCTGAGGGTAGTCTCTGATTCGCGCCGATCAGTTAACGTGAACGCGGACGACATGACCACCGCAGCCGCACTGCTCGATATATTCCCACTGGACGTCCTCATCTCCAAACCGATCATCAAGCGCATCGTAGAGGAACCCCTCGGGATGGCCGTGTGCCTGGTGCGTGACGAGATTCACGTGGTGACCGCTGGTCGTGTGCTCGACCGCCTCGATTCCGTGACGCTTGAGTAGCGAGAGGTCGTCTTCGTACTGTGGCTTCTCGAGGTTGGCGGACCAGGAATTATCGTGGTTTCGGTCGGTGACAGGTTCAGTCTCACCGTGTGCGTGGTCGTCGCCGTGATCGTGGGAGTGACTTGCCATCCTCTGATATTGGTCTGCTATTCGGATAAGGGGTTTGGTGGTGTCTCTCCCCTTTTGGGTGGAAAGTCGTCTGGGGTATTTCAGCACAGAGCACGCACTGAACGTATGGACGACCACAAACCCGGAGGGGATTGGGAGGACGCGATACACAGTGGCCTCCCCGACTTCTATAGAGATATCAAATCGGTACCGGTCACGGTTGAAGCGGTTTCGTTCGAGGAAAAGCGTATCGAGACGGAACACCGGACGTTCGAACGAACAATCATTCGTGTTCGCGGCGAAGGCGTAACTGGATTCGGAGAAGACGTGACCCGCTCCAGGGAGGCGCACAATCGACTTCGCGAGGACGGACTAGCGCTCCCGACCGGTGACTGGACGGTCGGAACGTTTTCGGACGCTCTCGATGCCGATTCGAATCTCTTGACACAGACTGCGTCCAGAGACGCTCCCGAGTATTTGCGTTGGGCGATCGAGAGTGCAGTTCTCGATCTGGCACTCAAACAGTCGGGGCAAAC
This genomic stretch from Halomarina ordinaria harbors:
- a CDS encoding cupin domain-containing protein translates to MAPVKSIEDCKGVPHANVFPAEEPKTIRLSLDEGESVGAHSHPERQVILYLISGEIDLQLDGESHIIQSGDIVQFDGMREVAPAAKTDSTALIVLAKKSD
- a CDS encoding CGCGG family putative rSAM-modified RiPP protein → MASHSHDHGDDHAHGETEPVTDRNHDNSWSANLEKPQYEDDLSLLKRHGIEAVEHTTSGHHVNLVTHQAHGHPEGFLYDALDDRFGDEDVQWEYIEQCGCGGHVVRVHVN